The Marinobacter sp. MDS2 genome includes a region encoding these proteins:
- the fusA gene encoding elongation factor G — MARKTPIKRYRNIGICAHVDAGKTTTTERILYYTGRSHKMGETHDGASTTDWMEQEQERGITITSAAVTTFWQGMDKQFDEHRVNIIDTPGHVDFTIEVERSLRVLDGAVVVFCGSSGVEPQSETVWRQANKYEVPRMVFVNKMDRAGADFLRVVEQIKARLGATPVPLQLPIGAEDQFAGVVDLLRNKAIYWSDDDLGMTYREDEVPADMVDQVQEYREALIEAAAEANEEYMDKYLEGGELTLEEIKAGLRARTLANEIVLACCGSAFKNKGVPAVLDAVIEYLPAPDEVRAIRGEVDDEGTEETRPVDDNAPFAALAFKIATDPFVGALTFFRVYSGKLESGNSVFNSVKGKKERVGRMVQMHANDREEIKEVLAGDIAAAIGLKNVTTGDTLCDENHKIILERMEFPEPVISVAVEPKSKADQEKMGVALGKLAQEDPSFRVRTDEESGQTIISGMGELHLDIIVDRMRREFKVEANIGKPQVAYRECIRKPVDVEGKFVRQSGGRGQYGHVKVKLEPLPLDEEDGENFIFVNEIVGGVVPKEYIPAVQQGIAEQMQNGCLAGYPLLRIKATLYDGSYHDVDSNEMAFKVAGSMAMKKGALEANPALLEPVMKVEVVSPEEYMGDVVGDLNRRRGLIQGMDDGPAGKIIRAEVPLSEMFGYATDLRSATQGRASYAMEFSRYMEAPSNIAEAIIKKG; from the coding sequence GTGGCACGCAAAACACCGATTAAACGTTACAGAAACATTGGTATCTGTGCGCACGTTGATGCGGGCAAGACCACCACGACCGAGCGTATTCTTTACTATACGGGTCGTAGTCATAAGATGGGTGAAACCCATGATGGCGCGTCTACCACTGACTGGATGGAGCAAGAGCAGGAGCGTGGTATTACCATCACCTCTGCCGCTGTTACCACATTCTGGCAGGGTATGGACAAGCAGTTCGATGAGCACCGCGTAAACATCATCGACACACCGGGACACGTTGACTTCACGATCGAAGTTGAGCGTTCCTTGCGTGTTCTTGATGGTGCGGTAGTTGTGTTCTGTGGTTCCTCTGGTGTTGAGCCTCAGTCTGAGACTGTTTGGCGCCAGGCGAACAAGTACGAAGTGCCTCGCATGGTTTTCGTGAACAAAATGGACCGTGCTGGCGCAGACTTCCTGCGCGTGGTTGAGCAGATCAAAGCTCGCCTCGGTGCTACTCCTGTGCCTCTTCAGTTGCCGATTGGTGCGGAAGATCAGTTCGCGGGTGTTGTGGATCTGCTGCGCAATAAGGCGATCTACTGGAGTGACGACGATCTGGGTATGACCTACCGCGAGGACGAAGTTCCTGCGGATATGGTTGACCAGGTTCAGGAATACCGTGAAGCGCTGATTGAAGCAGCCGCTGAAGCGAACGAAGAGTACATGGACAAGTATCTCGAGGGTGGCGAACTTACCCTGGAAGAGATCAAAGCGGGTCTTCGCGCTCGTACCTTGGCCAACGAAATCGTTCTGGCTTGCTGTGGTTCTGCGTTCAAGAACAAGGGTGTTCCTGCGGTTCTGGATGCGGTTATTGAATACCTGCCAGCTCCTGACGAAGTTCGCGCCATCCGTGGTGAAGTCGACGACGAAGGTACCGAAGAAACTCGTCCTGTTGATGACAACGCACCGTTCGCCGCTCTGGCGTTCAAGATTGCGACTGACCCGTTCGTGGGTGCTTTGACCTTCTTCCGCGTATACTCCGGTAAGCTTGAGTCCGGTAATTCCGTATTCAACTCGGTGAAAGGCAAAAAAGAGCGTGTGGGCCGTATGGTTCAGATGCACGCGAACGACCGTGAAGAGATCAAAGAGGTTCTGGCCGGCGACATTGCTGCGGCAATCGGTCTGAAGAACGTCACCACTGGTGATACTTTGTGTGATGAGAATCATAAGATCATTCTCGAGCGCATGGAGTTCCCTGAGCCGGTTATCTCTGTAGCTGTTGAGCCGAAGTCTAAGGCTGACCAAGAGAAAATGGGTGTGGCCTTGGGTAAGTTGGCCCAGGAAGATCCGTCTTTCCGTGTGCGCACCGATGAAGAATCCGGTCAGACCATCATCTCCGGTATGGGTGAGCTTCACCTGGATATCATCGTTGATCGTATGCGTCGTGAGTTCAAGGTAGAGGCGAACATTGGTAAGCCTCAGGTTGCCTACCGCGAGTGCATTCGTAAGCCGGTTGATGTTGAAGGTAAGTTCGTTCGTCAGTCTGGTGGTCGTGGTCAGTACGGTCACGTCAAGGTTAAGCTTGAGCCGCTGCCGCTGGATGAGGAAGATGGCGAAAACTTCATCTTCGTGAACGAGATCGTAGGTGGTGTGGTTCCCAAGGAATACATCCCGGCTGTACAGCAGGGTATCGCTGAGCAGATGCAGAACGGTTGCCTTGCAGGCTATCCGTTGCTGCGCATCAAAGCGACTCTGTACGACGGTTCGTATCACGATGTTGACTCCAACGAAATGGCCTTTAAAGTTGCCGGTTCCATGGCAATGAAGAAAGGTGCACTGGAAGCCAATCCTGCGCTTCTGGAGCCGGTCATGAAAGTTGAAGTTGTCAGCCCTGAAGAATACATGGGTGACGTCGTCGGTGACTTGAACCGTCGTCGTGGTCTCATTCAGGGTATGGATGACGGCCCTGCGGGCAAGATCATCCGCGCAGAAGTTCCGTTGTCGGAAATGTTTGGTTACGCCACTGATCTGCGTTCAGCGACACAGGGTCGGGCGTCTTATGCGATGGAGTTCTCCCGTTATATGGAAGCTCCTTCGAACATTGCCGAAGCGATCATTAAAAAGGGTTGA
- the rpsG gene encoding 30S ribosomal protein S7, with protein sequence MPRRRVAAKREIIPDPKFGSARLAKFINHVMESGKKSTAERIVYGALTIVAEKSNEEPIDMFEKALENIQPMVEVKSRRVGGATYQVPVEVRPSRQNALAMRWLVEFSRKRGEKSMAQRLAGEILDAAESKGSAVKKREDVHRMAEANKAFSHFRF encoded by the coding sequence ATGCCTAGAAGAAGAGTTGCAGCAAAGCGGGAAATCATTCCCGATCCTAAATTCGGCAGTGCACGTCTTGCAAAATTCATCAACCACGTGATGGAAAGCGGCAAGAAGTCAACTGCAGAGCGCATTGTTTACGGTGCTCTGACAATTGTTGCCGAGAAGTCTAATGAAGAGCCGATCGACATGTTCGAGAAGGCCCTGGAAAACATCCAGCCGATGGTCGAGGTTAAGTCCCGTCGTGTGGGTGGTGCTACTTACCAGGTGCCTGTAGAAGTACGGCCTTCCCGTCAGAATGCGCTGGCCATGCGTTGGTTGGTGGAGTTCTCTCGGAAGCGTGGTGAAAAGTCCATGGCTCAGCGTCTTGCTGGCGAAATTCTTGATGCGGCCGAGAGCAAAGGTTCTGCAGTTAAGAAGCGTGAAGACGTACACCGCATGGCAGAGGCCAACAAGGCCTTCTCTCACTTCCGTTTCTAA
- the rpsL gene encoding 30S ribosomal protein S12 has protein sequence MATINQLVRKPRKRKVAKSDVPALQACPQRRGVCTRVYTTTPKKPNSALRKVCRVRLTNGFEVSSYIGGEGHNLQEHSVVLIRGGRVKDLPGVRYHTVRGTLDTQGVQNRKQGRSKYGAKRPKS, from the coding sequence ATGGCAACGATTAATCAGTTGGTGCGTAAGCCTCGTAAGCGCAAGGTAGCCAAGAGCGATGTTCCTGCTCTTCAGGCCTGTCCTCAGCGCCGTGGTGTATGTACTCGTGTATACACCACAACGCCGAAGAAGCCGAACTCAGCACTGCGTAAAGTGTGCCGTGTTCGTCTGACTAACGGCTTCGAGGTTTCGTCATACATTGGTGGTGAAGGTCACAACCTTCAGGAGCACAGTGTTGTGTTGATCCGTGGCGGTCGAGTAAAAGACCTTCCGGGTGTGCGCTATCACACTGTTCGCGGTACTTTGGATACCCAAGGTGTTCAAAACCGTAAGCAGGGCCGCTCCAAGTACGGTGCAAAACGACCCAAGTCCTAA
- the rpoC gene encoding DNA-directed RNA polymerase subunit beta', whose product MKDLLNLLKSQNQSKEFDAIRIGLASPDMIRSWSFGEVKKPETINYRTFKPERDGLFCAKIFGPIKDYECLCGKYKRLKHRGVICEKCGVEVALASVRRERMGHIELASPVAHIWFLKSLPSRIGLMLDMTLRDIERVLYFESFIVIDPGMTTLEKGQLLNDEQYYEALEEFGDEFDARMGAEAVKELLQDIDLQEEVDRLREEIPQTNSETKIKKFSKRLKILEAFLYSGNKPGDMVMTVLPVLPPDLRPLVPLDGGRFATSDLNDLYRRVINRNNRLKRLLELNAPDIIVRNEKRMLQEAVDALLDNGRRGRAITGTNKRPLKSLADMIKGKQGRFRQNLLGKRVDYSGRSVIVVGPYLRLHQCGLPKKMALELFKPFIFSKLEHRGLATTIKAAKKMVEREEGVVWDILDEVIREHPILLNRAPTLHRLGIQAFEPVLIEGKAIQLHPLVCAAYNADFDGDQMAVHVPLTLEAQLEARALMMSTNNVLSPANGEPIIVPSQDVVLGLYYMTRERHAAVGEGIVFSDVKEAHRAYGAGKVDLQAKVKIRVKEVAIAEDGSRSEAYRIVDTTVGRALLFDIVPDGLPFDIVNKPMVKKAISNLINTCYRDAGLKDTVIFADQLMYMGYHYATRSGISICFNDFEIPPEKYELVDAASDEVKDIENQYASGLLTQGEKYNKVIDIWSRANDKVSKAMMERLSQEQVIGPDGQPVKGEDGKELMQESFNSVYMMADSGARGSAAQIRQLSGMRGLMAKPDGSIIETPITANFREGLNVLQYFISTHGARKGLADTALKTANSGYLTRRLVDVSQDLVVTVEDCGTDEGLLMTPHIEGGDVVVPLGDRVLGRVTARDVFTPTDKENAVVEAGTLLDEKTVELVERAGVDEIWVRSAITCETRHGICSMCYGRDLARGHQVNVGEAVGVIAAQSIGEPGTQLTMRTFHIGGAASRASAVDNIQVKHGGTVRLHNLKSIEKTDGSLVVISRSSALAIADEQGREREWYKLPYGAVLSVKNGDEVEAGVAVAKWDPHTHPIIAEAKGTAKFVNMEEGITVRTQADELTGLSTMEVIDAKERPAAGKDIRPAIQLLDENGEEAELPGGGAAIFFLPANALVSMSNGAKVELGDVVARIPQESSKTRDITGGLPRVADLFEARRPKESAILAEISGVVSFGKETKGKKRLVLTPKDGDAYEVLIPKHRQMNVFEGETVEKGEVISDGPSNPHDILRLLGVVELAKYITNEIQDVYRLQGVVINDKHIEVIVRQMLRKVEITDPGDTTLLSGDQVEITHVLEENEKAEAADKEPARFDRLLLGITKASLATESFISAASFQETTRVLTEGAVTGKRDYLRGLKENVVVGRLIPAGTGLAYHSARRRRRDLEEQGVTAADVEEALSAELNREL is encoded by the coding sequence ATGAAAGATTTACTGAATCTTCTCAAGAGCCAGAATCAGAGCAAGGAATTTGATGCCATCCGTATTGGTTTGGCATCGCCTGACATGATTCGCTCCTGGTCTTTTGGCGAAGTGAAAAAGCCTGAGACCATTAACTACCGTACCTTCAAGCCGGAGCGTGACGGTCTTTTCTGTGCCAAGATCTTCGGCCCGATCAAAGATTACGAGTGCTTGTGCGGTAAGTACAAGCGACTCAAGCACCGCGGTGTTATCTGTGAAAAGTGTGGCGTAGAAGTTGCACTGGCCAGCGTTCGTCGTGAACGTATGGGTCACATTGAGCTGGCGAGCCCGGTTGCTCACATCTGGTTCCTGAAGTCACTGCCGTCCCGCATCGGCTTGATGCTGGACATGACCCTGCGTGATATCGAGCGGGTGCTGTACTTCGAGAGCTTTATTGTTATCGATCCCGGCATGACCACCCTCGAAAAGGGCCAGCTGCTTAACGATGAGCAGTACTACGAAGCTCTGGAAGAGTTCGGTGATGAATTCGATGCCCGCATGGGTGCCGAAGCCGTTAAGGAATTGCTGCAGGATATCGATCTGCAGGAAGAAGTGGATCGTCTTCGCGAAGAGATTCCTCAGACCAATTCCGAAACCAAGATCAAAAAGTTCAGCAAGCGCCTGAAGATTCTTGAGGCCTTCCTGTACTCCGGCAACAAGCCGGGCGACATGGTGATGACCGTGCTGCCAGTTCTGCCGCCGGACTTGCGTCCGCTGGTACCGCTGGACGGTGGGCGTTTTGCGACATCTGACCTGAACGATCTGTACCGTCGGGTAATCAACCGGAACAACCGTCTCAAGCGCCTGCTGGAGCTGAATGCTCCGGACATTATTGTGCGCAACGAAAAGCGGATGCTTCAGGAAGCGGTTGATGCACTGCTGGACAACGGTCGTCGTGGTCGCGCTATCACTGGCACCAACAAGCGCCCGCTGAAGTCTCTGGCAGACATGATCAAGGGTAAGCAGGGTCGTTTCCGTCAGAACCTGCTTGGTAAGCGTGTTGACTACTCTGGCCGTTCGGTCATCGTGGTTGGTCCTTACCTGCGTCTGCACCAGTGTGGTCTTCCGAAGAAAATGGCTCTGGAGCTGTTCAAGCCGTTTATTTTCTCGAAGCTTGAGCACCGCGGACTGGCTACCACCATCAAAGCCGCCAAGAAAATGGTTGAGCGCGAAGAAGGTGTGGTCTGGGACATTCTGGATGAAGTCATCCGTGAGCACCCGATCCTGTTGAACCGTGCGCCTACACTGCACCGTTTGGGTATCCAGGCATTCGAGCCAGTACTGATCGAAGGTAAAGCGATTCAGCTGCACCCGCTGGTGTGTGCGGCCTATAACGCCGACTTTGACGGTGACCAGATGGCGGTACACGTACCGCTGACCCTGGAAGCTCAGCTTGAAGCCCGCGCGTTGATGATGTCTACCAACAACGTGTTGTCGCCGGCCAACGGCGAGCCGATCATCGTTCCTTCTCAGGACGTTGTATTGGGCTTGTATTACATGACGCGTGAGCGCCATGCGGCTGTCGGTGAAGGCATCGTATTCTCAGACGTGAAAGAAGCCCACCGTGCCTACGGCGCGGGCAAGGTTGATCTTCAGGCGAAGGTGAAGATTCGCGTTAAGGAAGTTGCGATCGCGGAGGACGGATCCCGCAGCGAAGCCTACCGTATCGTGGATACCACGGTTGGTCGTGCGCTGTTGTTTGACATCGTTCCTGATGGCCTGCCGTTCGACATCGTCAACAAGCCGATGGTGAAAAAGGCGATCTCGAATCTGATCAACACCTGTTACCGGGATGCCGGTCTCAAAGATACCGTTATCTTTGCCGACCAGCTAATGTACATGGGTTACCACTACGCAACTCGCTCGGGCATCTCGATCTGCTTTAACGACTTCGAGATTCCGCCAGAGAAGTACGAGTTGGTAGACGCTGCTTCTGACGAAGTAAAAGACATCGAAAACCAGTACGCCTCTGGTCTGCTGACCCAGGGTGAGAAGTACAACAAGGTTATCGATATCTGGTCCCGCGCTAACGACAAAGTGTCGAAGGCGATGATGGAGCGGCTGTCCCAGGAGCAGGTGATTGGTCCTGATGGTCAGCCGGTCAAAGGCGAAGACGGCAAAGAACTGATGCAGGAGTCGTTTAACTCCGTGTACATGATGGCCGATTCCGGTGCTCGGGGTTCCGCAGCCCAGATTCGTCAGCTGTCTGGTATGCGTGGTTTGATGGCCAAGCCGGATGGCTCGATCATCGAAACGCCGATCACAGCGAACTTCCGTGAAGGTCTGAACGTACTCCAGTACTTTATCTCGACTCACGGTGCTCGTAAGGGTCTTGCGGATACGGCTCTGAAGACCGCGAACTCCGGTTACCTGACCCGTCGTCTGGTTGACGTATCCCAGGATCTGGTTGTCACGGTAGAAGACTGTGGCACTGACGAAGGCCTGCTGATGACGCCGCACATCGAAGGTGGTGACGTTGTTGTGCCGCTGGGCGATCGTGTGCTTGGTCGTGTTACCGCTCGGGATGTGTTTACCCCGACCGACAAAGAAAACGCAGTTGTTGAAGCCGGCACTCTGCTTGACGAGAAGACCGTCGAGTTGGTTGAGCGCGCGGGTGTGGACGAAATCTGGGTGCGCTCGGCGATTACCTGTGAGACTCGCCACGGCATCTGTTCTATGTGTTACGGCCGTGATCTGGCTCGTGGTCACCAGGTTAACGTCGGTGAGGCTGTCGGTGTTATCGCTGCTCAGTCCATCGGTGAGCCGGGTACCCAGCTGACCATGCGTACGTTCCACATCGGTGGTGCTGCGAGCCGGGCGTCTGCTGTCGACAACATTCAGGTTAAGCACGGTGGTACGGTCCGTCTGCACAACCTGAAGTCTATCGAGAAGACCGACGGTTCACTGGTTGTCATCTCTCGTTCGTCTGCCTTGGCGATCGCCGATGAGCAGGGTCGTGAGCGCGAGTGGTACAAACTGCCGTATGGTGCTGTTCTGTCTGTTAAGAACGGTGACGAGGTAGAAGCGGGTGTTGCGGTTGCCAAATGGGATCCGCACACGCACCCAATCATTGCGGAAGCAAAAGGTACGGCCAAGTTCGTCAACATGGAAGAGGGCATTACTGTCCGCACCCAGGCTGATGAGCTGACCGGTCTTTCCACGATGGAAGTGATTGACGCCAAAGAGCGTCCTGCTGCCGGTAAAGACATTCGTCCTGCGATTCAGTTGCTGGATGAAAACGGTGAAGAGGCAGAGCTGCCGGGTGGTGGCGCCGCGATCTTCTTCCTGCCAGCGAACGCTCTGGTGAGCATGTCGAATGGCGCGAAAGTGGAGCTGGGTGACGTTGTAGCCCGTATCCCGCAGGAAAGCTCGAAGACTCGAGACATTACGGGTGGTCTGCCGCGTGTTGCCGACTTGTTCGAGGCGCGTCGCCCGAAAGAGTCTGCGATTCTGGCTGAAATCAGTGGTGTTGTGTCGTTCGGTAAAGAAACCAAGGGCAAGAAGCGTCTGGTTCTGACTCCGAAAGATGGCGATGCCTATGAAGTTCTGATTCCGAAACACCGTCAGATGAACGTGTTTGAAGGTGAGACGGTTGAGAAAGGTGAAGTAATTTCTGACGGCCCGTCTAATCCGCACGACATTTTGCGTCTGCTGGGTGTAGTTGAGCTGGCCAAATACATCACCAACGAAATTCAGGACGTTTACCGCCTGCAGGGCGTTGTGATCAACGATAAGCACATTGAAGTTATCGTTCGTCAGATGTTGCGCAAAGTGGAGATCACCGATCCGGGCGATACCACCTTGTTGTCGGGTGATCAGGTTGAGATCACTCATGTTCTGGAAGAAAACGAAAAAGCTGAGGCGGCTGATAAAGAGCCGGCACGTTTCGATCGTCTGTTGCTGGGTATCACCAAGGCATCGCTTGCGACCGAATCGTTCATCTCCGCAGCTTCGTTCCAGGAAACGACACGGGTTCTTACCGAAGGTGCGGTCACTGGTAAGCGTGACTACCTGCGCGGCCTGAAAGAAAACGTTGTGGTGGGTCGACTGATTCCGGCTGGTACCGGTTTGGCTTATCACAGTGCAAGGCGCCGTCGCCGCGACCTGGAAGAGCAGGGCGTAACGGCTGCGGATGTCGAAGAGGCTCTGAGCGCAGAACTCAATCGCGAACTCTGA